Proteins encoded by one window of Sphaerodactylus townsendi isolate TG3544 linkage group LG04, MPM_Stown_v2.3, whole genome shotgun sequence:
- the LRRC51 gene encoding leucine-rich repeat-containing protein 51 encodes MPWQKPIKRTEKGLLLTQSVRLNNNTLNDLAELTSIMTQLLDRPEDIYWIDLSFNDLPTIDPVLITYYNLHSLNLHGNSIHQLAEVDKLAVLPHLRSLTLHGNPIEEEKGYRNYVISTLPNLKSFDFQAPSA; translated from the exons ATGCCCTGGCAGAAGCCCATCAAGCGGACGGAGAAAGGCCTGCTGCTGACCCAGTCTGTCCGCCTCAACAACAACACGCTCAATGACCTGGCCGAGTTGACGAGCATCATGACGCAGCTGCTGGATCGCCCGGAGGACATCTACTGGATCGACCTCTCCTTCAACGACCTGCCCACCATTGACCCG GTGCTGATTACTTATTACAACCTTCACAGCCTCAACCTCCATGGGAACAGCATCCACCAGCTGGCAGAAGTCGACAAACTGGCCGTCCTCCCCCACCTGCGCAGCCTCACGCTGCACGGAAACCCCATTGAAGAGGAGAAGGGCTACAG GAACTACGTCATCTCCACTCTGCCCAACCTGAAGTCCTTCGATTTCCAGGCGCCATCCGCATGA